In the Candidatus Cloacimonas acidaminovorans str. Evry genome, one interval contains:
- a CDS encoding BglII/BstYI family type II restriction endonuclease has product MNIVYEYSHLGGLEILLVRYPKIIEEVLTIIKDIKPHKTKISKEKTMSGKALFSPKDINKQFKDKFQLLGYKELRDTFSIELPNYEPKITGCYKQIDFCLGKVLVEVQLGKYPFMFYDLAKFQYFFNENKADVGIEIVPCYQLHKSMSTGVSYGEQLINDIERLKRHFPSVPVAIYLIDI; this is encoded by the coding sequence GTGAATATTGTCTATGAATACTCACATCTTGGCGGTTTGGAAATATTGTTAGTAAGATATCCTAAAATTATAGAAGAAGTATTAACCATTATAAAGGATATTAAACCTCACAAAACCAAGATTAGTAAAGAAAAAACAATGAGTGGCAAAGCGCTTTTTTCTCCTAAAGATATAAATAAACAATTCAAAGACAAATTTCAATTATTAGGTTATAAAGAACTGAGAGATACTTTTAGTATAGAATTACCAAATTACGAACCGAAAATAACCGGTTGTTATAAACAAATTGACTTCTGTTTAGGGAAAGTTCTTGTGGAAGTGCAATTGGGAAAATACCCTTTTATGTTTTACGACCTTGCCAAATTTCAATACTTTTTTAATGAAAACAAAGCGGATGTAGGAATAGAAATAGTTCCCTGTTACCAATTACACAAGTCAATGTCCACAGGTGTTTCTTATGGCGAACAATTGATTAACGATATTGAAAGGTTGAAAAGGCACTTTCCGTCAGTTCCGGTAGCAATCTATCTAATAGATATATAA